The proteins below are encoded in one region of Coffea arabica cultivar ET-39 chromosome 4c, Coffea Arabica ET-39 HiFi, whole genome shotgun sequence:
- the LOC113740111 gene encoding uncharacterized protein isoform X2 — protein MSLNDDEEEESSGSDADDGFDEDMEALRRACLLTGTNVDDLENPCSPSPAVTATTSGAAATTGSDSDADDAEDDLELVRNIQKRFAIVTDSALEPLTLEPLYSIQPSANEDDDFETLRAIQRRFFAYSEGGLGESTEVVSHKPENSNLQEESPSYLDKINNATKDIDACSKVNAGTQPSDFTEAFVDAIKKNRSCQKLIRSKLLHIETRIEELKKLKERVKILKDFQATCRKRVGQALSQKKDARVQLISVPKLSANVQLSQKKSSPMQYGPAENSQVANYREALEKFPVSVIRNKWSKEEREKLSNGVKQQFQKVLLQRSVDLLSDGDGSFDDSDNLDSIVASIRDLDITPDKMRQFLPKVNWDELASMYLPGRSGAECQARWLNCEDPLINQNSWTSTEDKNLLHVVQQKGLSNWIDIAVSMGTNRTPFQCLARYQRSLNASIIKREWTEEEDNQLRAAVEAFGESNWQVVASAMEGRIGTQCSNRWMKSLHPARQRVGKWTPEEDKRLKVAVMLFGPKTWKKIARFVPGRTQVQCRERWVNCVDPSLNRNDWTQEEDSKLKAAIEEHGYCWSKVAACVPPRTDSQCRRRWKVLLPHEVPWLQAAKKMQRAALISNFVDRESERPGLLPSDFVPLPEITCTSESERINLSGHQNWGLSNLGSEEVLASGTEVERFTSDSISRRKRQRRKSRRTNSIASSEEHLSYCPDTMHSSETMHSNDLETLGGFNHCQNRSSQKSKGMASGYKCTSKKRARRTHPKRDGCSDSVDRISSSNNVNSLIMTGGEETRELVRDDGSGTQCKQDFDQHPSYSRCNKSLEENGGCNDTEGHQLLFDNPNLLLIAKGEEVVEVDRSERAATLGQKRDDESASRCKQYFVQHPSHSSRNELREENGGCNDTEGHQLSFDNPNLLLIENGEEAVEVNRSDGVATLGRKASKLHPRRSGHNESPDGIPGISFPNTAEFDVVHDTVVNKQRSETKSTPEKSESTNAVDHHSSSLLNSTVKKDLGTSGVIGSKRGKRSRNRDETSVVEETENDDMTLAEFCNKRLAAENTGDDDMTLAMFCNKIKKRRRG, from the exons atgtcctTAAACGAtgacgaagaagaagaatcatCCGGAAGCGACGCCGACGATGGATTTGACGAAGACATGGAAGCTTTAAGAAGAGCCTGTCTTCTCACTGGAACAAACGTAGATGACCTCGAAAACCCCTGCTCTCCCTCCCCAGCGGTCACCGCCACTACTAGCGGAGCCGCCGCCACTACTGGTTCCGATTCGGATGCTGATGACGCCGAAGATGACCTTGAATTGGTCCGTAATATACAGAAAAGGTTCGCGATTGTGACTGATAGTGCATTGGAGCCATTGACACTCGAGCCTTTATACTCGATACAGCCCTCTGCGAACGAAGATGATGATTTTGAAACTCTCCGCGCTATACAGCGGCGGTTTTTTGCTTATAGTGAAG GTGGGCTGGGAGAAAGCACGGAAGTTGTATCTCACAAACCTGAGAATTCTAATTTGCAAGAAGAGTCTCCCAGTTATCTGGACAAGATCAACAATGCCACCAAGGATATTGACGCTTGTAGTAAGGTTAATGCTGGAACCCAGCCTTCTGATTTCA CTGAAGCCTTTGTGGATGCAATCAAGAAGAATAGGTCTTGTCAGAAACTAATTAGGAGCAAATTGTTGCACATTGAAACCAGGATTGAAGAGCtaaaaaaattgaaggaaagggTGAAGATCCTGAAAGATTTTCAGGCTACTTGTAGAAAGAGAGTTGGCCAAGCCTTATCACAGAAGAAGGATGCCCGCGTCCAGCTAATATCTGTGCCAAAGCTAAGTGCTAATGTGCAG CTTAGTCAGAAGAAGTCATCTCCTATGCAATATGGGCCTGCTGAGAATTCTCAAGTTGCTAATTATAGAGAGGCTTTAGAAAAGTTTCCTGTATCTGTGATTCGAAATAAGTGGtcaaaggaagagagagagaagctCTCGAATGGTGTGAAACAGCAATTTCAAAAGGTGTTGCTTCAAAGATCAGTTGATTTACTAAG TGATGGAGATGGATCTTTTGATGATTCTGATAATTTGGACAGCATTGTTGCATCAATCAGGGATCTCGATATTACCCCTGACAAGATGAGACAATTTCTGCCAAAGGTCAACTGGGATGAGTTAGCCTCCATGTATCTTCCTGGTAGATCCGGTGCCGAATGTCAAGCAAG GTGGTTGAACTGTGAGGACCCCTTAATTAACCAAAATTCTTGGACTTCAACGGAGGACAAGAATCTGCTGCATGTTGTTCAACAGAAGGGCCTTAGTAACTGGATAGATATTGCTGTATCAATGGGGACAAATAGGACCCCGTTTCAGTGCTTGGCTCGTTATCAAAGAAGCCTTAATGCTTCCATAATCAAAAGGGAGTGGACTGAGGAGGAGGATAATCAACTTCGAGCAGCCGTAGAGGCTTTTGGAGAAAGCAACTGGCAGGTCGTTGCTTCGGCTATGGAAGGACGGATAGGTACCCAATGCTCTAATAG ATGGATGAAATCACTTCACCCAGCCAGGCAAAGGGTTGGTAAGTGGACTCCAGAGGAAGACAAGCGCTTAAAAGTTGCTGTGATGCTCTTTGGGCCGAAAACTTGGAAAAAAATAGCCCGATTTGTCCCTGGAAGGACACAAGTTCAGTGTAGAGAAAG ATGGGTGAACTGCGTAGATCCCTCTCTAAATCGGAATGACTGGACACAAGAAGAGGATTCAAAATTAAAGGCAGCCATTGAAGAGCATGGCTATTGTTGGTCTAAGGTTGCAGCGTGTGTTCCGCCTCGTACTGATAGTCAGTGCCGAAG GAGATGGAAGGTGCTTCTTCCACATGAAGTGCCTTGGCTTCAAGCTGCCAAAAAGATGCAAAGGGCCGCTCTGATTTCAAACTTTGTCGATCGGGAATCAGAACGGCCTGGCCTACTGCCTAGTGATTTTGTCCCATTGCCAGAAATAACATGTACATCTGAATCTGAGCGTATCAATCTCTCTGGACATCAGAACTGGGGGTTGAG CAATCTAGGCTCCGAGGAAGTTTTGGCCAGTGGCACTGAGGTGGAGAGATTCACTAGTGATTCAatctcaagaaggaagagacaAAGGAGGAAGTCAAGGAGGACCAATTCTATTGCTTCATCGGAAGAACATTTGTCCTATTGTCCAGATACAATGCATTCTTCAGAAACAATGCACAGTAACGATCTGGAGACATTGGGTGGATTTAATCATTGCCAAAATAG AAGCTCACAGAAGTCCAAGGGCATGGCTTCTGGGTACAAGTGTACTTCCAAAAAGAGGGCTAGGAGAACACATCCCAAGAGGGATGGATGTTCTGATAGTGTAGATCGGATATCATCTTCTAATAACGTGAATTCGTTGATTATGACTGGTGGAGAGGAGACAAGGGAACTGGTTAGAGATGATGGATCTGGTACTCAGTGTAAACAAGATTTTGACCAACATCCAAGCTACAGCAGATGCAACAAGTCACTAGAAGAAAATGGAGGTTGTAATGACACAGAAGGTCATCAATTATTATTTGATAATCCAAATTTGTTGTTGATAGCGAAAGGAGAAGAGGTGGTTGAAGTTGATAGAAGCGAACGAGCTGCTACCTTGGGTCAAAAGAGAGACGATGAATCTGCTAGCCGGTGTAAACAATATTTTGTCCAACATCCAAGCCACAGCAGCCGGAATGAGTTGCGAGAAGAAAATGGAGGTTGTAATGACACAGAAGGTCATCAATTATCATTCGATAATCCAAATTTGTTGTTGATAGAGAATGGAGAAGAGGCAGTTGAAGTTAATAGAAGCGATGGAGTAGCTACCTTGGGTCGAAAGGCTTCTAAATTACATCCAAGACGGTCTGGACACAATGAATCACcggatggaattcctggaatATCCTTTCCCAATACTGCTGAATTTGATGTTGTACATGATACTGTTGTTAATAAGCAGAGAAGTGAGACCAAGTCAACTCCAGAGAAGAGTGAAAGTACTAATGCTGTAGACCATCACTCATCCTCGCTGCTGAATTCAACAGTGAAGAAGGACTTGGGTACATCTGGCGTCATTGGTAGCAAGAGAGGCAAAAGATCAAGAAATAGAGATGAGACTTCAGTAgtagaagaaacagaaaatgaTGACATGACCCTTGCTGAATTTTGCAATAAAAGATTAGCAGCAGAAAATACAGGGGATGATGACATGACGCTTGCTATGTTTTGCAACAAGATTAAGAAAAGGAGAAGAGGTTAA
- the LOC113740111 gene encoding uncharacterized protein isoform X1, which translates to MSLNDDEEEESSGSDADDGFDEDMEALRRACLLTGTNVDDLENPCSPSPAVTATTSGAAATTGSDSDADDAEDDLELVRNIQKRFAIVTDSALEPLTLEPLYSIQPSANEDDDFETLRAIQRRFFAYSEGGLGESTEVVSHKPENSNLQEESPSYLDKINNATKDIDACSKVNAGTQPSDFSEWHDSDSVNAAILPVKGSSFPKAAEAFVDAIKKNRSCQKLIRSKLLHIETRIEELKKLKERVKILKDFQATCRKRVGQALSQKKDARVQLISVPKLSANVQLSQKKSSPMQYGPAENSQVANYREALEKFPVSVIRNKWSKEEREKLSNGVKQQFQKVLLQRSVDLLSDGDGSFDDSDNLDSIVASIRDLDITPDKMRQFLPKVNWDELASMYLPGRSGAECQARWLNCEDPLINQNSWTSTEDKNLLHVVQQKGLSNWIDIAVSMGTNRTPFQCLARYQRSLNASIIKREWTEEEDNQLRAAVEAFGESNWQVVASAMEGRIGTQCSNRWMKSLHPARQRVGKWTPEEDKRLKVAVMLFGPKTWKKIARFVPGRTQVQCRERWVNCVDPSLNRNDWTQEEDSKLKAAIEEHGYCWSKVAACVPPRTDSQCRRRWKVLLPHEVPWLQAAKKMQRAALISNFVDRESERPGLLPSDFVPLPEITCTSESERINLSGHQNWGLSNLGSEEVLASGTEVERFTSDSISRRKRQRRKSRRTNSIASSEEHLSYCPDTMHSSETMHSNDLETLGGFNHCQNRSSQKSKGMASGYKCTSKKRARRTHPKRDGCSDSVDRISSSNNVNSLIMTGGEETRELVRDDGSGTQCKQDFDQHPSYSRCNKSLEENGGCNDTEGHQLLFDNPNLLLIAKGEEVVEVDRSERAATLGQKRDDESASRCKQYFVQHPSHSSRNELREENGGCNDTEGHQLSFDNPNLLLIENGEEAVEVNRSDGVATLGRKASKLHPRRSGHNESPDGIPGISFPNTAEFDVVHDTVVNKQRSETKSTPEKSESTNAVDHHSSSLLNSTVKKDLGTSGVIGSKRGKRSRNRDETSVVEETENDDMTLAEFCNKRLAAENTGDDDMTLAMFCNKIKKRRRG; encoded by the exons atgtcctTAAACGAtgacgaagaagaagaatcatCCGGAAGCGACGCCGACGATGGATTTGACGAAGACATGGAAGCTTTAAGAAGAGCCTGTCTTCTCACTGGAACAAACGTAGATGACCTCGAAAACCCCTGCTCTCCCTCCCCAGCGGTCACCGCCACTACTAGCGGAGCCGCCGCCACTACTGGTTCCGATTCGGATGCTGATGACGCCGAAGATGACCTTGAATTGGTCCGTAATATACAGAAAAGGTTCGCGATTGTGACTGATAGTGCATTGGAGCCATTGACACTCGAGCCTTTATACTCGATACAGCCCTCTGCGAACGAAGATGATGATTTTGAAACTCTCCGCGCTATACAGCGGCGGTTTTTTGCTTATAGTGAAG GTGGGCTGGGAGAAAGCACGGAAGTTGTATCTCACAAACCTGAGAATTCTAATTTGCAAGAAGAGTCTCCCAGTTATCTGGACAAGATCAACAATGCCACCAAGGATATTGACGCTTGTAGTAAGGTTAATGCTGGAACCCAGCCTTCTGATTTCAGTGAGTGGCACGATTCTGATTCTGTTAATGCAGCTATATTGCCTGTTAAAGGTTCCTCTTTCCCAAAAGCAGCTGAAGCCTTTGTGGATGCAATCAAGAAGAATAGGTCTTGTCAGAAACTAATTAGGAGCAAATTGTTGCACATTGAAACCAGGATTGAAGAGCtaaaaaaattgaaggaaagggTGAAGATCCTGAAAGATTTTCAGGCTACTTGTAGAAAGAGAGTTGGCCAAGCCTTATCACAGAAGAAGGATGCCCGCGTCCAGCTAATATCTGTGCCAAAGCTAAGTGCTAATGTGCAG CTTAGTCAGAAGAAGTCATCTCCTATGCAATATGGGCCTGCTGAGAATTCTCAAGTTGCTAATTATAGAGAGGCTTTAGAAAAGTTTCCTGTATCTGTGATTCGAAATAAGTGGtcaaaggaagagagagagaagctCTCGAATGGTGTGAAACAGCAATTTCAAAAGGTGTTGCTTCAAAGATCAGTTGATTTACTAAG TGATGGAGATGGATCTTTTGATGATTCTGATAATTTGGACAGCATTGTTGCATCAATCAGGGATCTCGATATTACCCCTGACAAGATGAGACAATTTCTGCCAAAGGTCAACTGGGATGAGTTAGCCTCCATGTATCTTCCTGGTAGATCCGGTGCCGAATGTCAAGCAAG GTGGTTGAACTGTGAGGACCCCTTAATTAACCAAAATTCTTGGACTTCAACGGAGGACAAGAATCTGCTGCATGTTGTTCAACAGAAGGGCCTTAGTAACTGGATAGATATTGCTGTATCAATGGGGACAAATAGGACCCCGTTTCAGTGCTTGGCTCGTTATCAAAGAAGCCTTAATGCTTCCATAATCAAAAGGGAGTGGACTGAGGAGGAGGATAATCAACTTCGAGCAGCCGTAGAGGCTTTTGGAGAAAGCAACTGGCAGGTCGTTGCTTCGGCTATGGAAGGACGGATAGGTACCCAATGCTCTAATAG ATGGATGAAATCACTTCACCCAGCCAGGCAAAGGGTTGGTAAGTGGACTCCAGAGGAAGACAAGCGCTTAAAAGTTGCTGTGATGCTCTTTGGGCCGAAAACTTGGAAAAAAATAGCCCGATTTGTCCCTGGAAGGACACAAGTTCAGTGTAGAGAAAG ATGGGTGAACTGCGTAGATCCCTCTCTAAATCGGAATGACTGGACACAAGAAGAGGATTCAAAATTAAAGGCAGCCATTGAAGAGCATGGCTATTGTTGGTCTAAGGTTGCAGCGTGTGTTCCGCCTCGTACTGATAGTCAGTGCCGAAG GAGATGGAAGGTGCTTCTTCCACATGAAGTGCCTTGGCTTCAAGCTGCCAAAAAGATGCAAAGGGCCGCTCTGATTTCAAACTTTGTCGATCGGGAATCAGAACGGCCTGGCCTACTGCCTAGTGATTTTGTCCCATTGCCAGAAATAACATGTACATCTGAATCTGAGCGTATCAATCTCTCTGGACATCAGAACTGGGGGTTGAG CAATCTAGGCTCCGAGGAAGTTTTGGCCAGTGGCACTGAGGTGGAGAGATTCACTAGTGATTCAatctcaagaaggaagagacaAAGGAGGAAGTCAAGGAGGACCAATTCTATTGCTTCATCGGAAGAACATTTGTCCTATTGTCCAGATACAATGCATTCTTCAGAAACAATGCACAGTAACGATCTGGAGACATTGGGTGGATTTAATCATTGCCAAAATAG AAGCTCACAGAAGTCCAAGGGCATGGCTTCTGGGTACAAGTGTACTTCCAAAAAGAGGGCTAGGAGAACACATCCCAAGAGGGATGGATGTTCTGATAGTGTAGATCGGATATCATCTTCTAATAACGTGAATTCGTTGATTATGACTGGTGGAGAGGAGACAAGGGAACTGGTTAGAGATGATGGATCTGGTACTCAGTGTAAACAAGATTTTGACCAACATCCAAGCTACAGCAGATGCAACAAGTCACTAGAAGAAAATGGAGGTTGTAATGACACAGAAGGTCATCAATTATTATTTGATAATCCAAATTTGTTGTTGATAGCGAAAGGAGAAGAGGTGGTTGAAGTTGATAGAAGCGAACGAGCTGCTACCTTGGGTCAAAAGAGAGACGATGAATCTGCTAGCCGGTGTAAACAATATTTTGTCCAACATCCAAGCCACAGCAGCCGGAATGAGTTGCGAGAAGAAAATGGAGGTTGTAATGACACAGAAGGTCATCAATTATCATTCGATAATCCAAATTTGTTGTTGATAGAGAATGGAGAAGAGGCAGTTGAAGTTAATAGAAGCGATGGAGTAGCTACCTTGGGTCGAAAGGCTTCTAAATTACATCCAAGACGGTCTGGACACAATGAATCACcggatggaattcctggaatATCCTTTCCCAATACTGCTGAATTTGATGTTGTACATGATACTGTTGTTAATAAGCAGAGAAGTGAGACCAAGTCAACTCCAGAGAAGAGTGAAAGTACTAATGCTGTAGACCATCACTCATCCTCGCTGCTGAATTCAACAGTGAAGAAGGACTTGGGTACATCTGGCGTCATTGGTAGCAAGAGAGGCAAAAGATCAAGAAATAGAGATGAGACTTCAGTAgtagaagaaacagaaaatgaTGACATGACCCTTGCTGAATTTTGCAATAAAAGATTAGCAGCAGAAAATACAGGGGATGATGACATGACGCTTGCTATGTTTTGCAACAAGATTAAGAAAAGGAGAAGAGGTTAA
- the LOC113740111 gene encoding uncharacterized protein isoform X3 → MMILKLSALYSGGFLLIVKVGWEKARKLYLTNLRILICKKSLPVIWTRSTMPPRILTLVVRIEELKKLKERVKILKDFQATCRKRVGQALSQKKDARVQLISVPKLSANVQLSQKKSSPMQYGPAENSQVANYREALEKFPVSVIRNKWSKEEREKLSNGVKQQFQKVLLQRSVDLLSDGDGSFDDSDNLDSIVASIRDLDITPDKMRQFLPKVNWDELASMYLPGRSGAECQARWLNCEDPLINQNSWTSTEDKNLLHVVQQKGLSNWIDIAVSMGTNRTPFQCLARYQRSLNASIIKREWTEEEDNQLRAAVEAFGESNWQVVASAMEGRIGTQCSNRWMKSLHPARQRVGKWTPEEDKRLKVAVMLFGPKTWKKIARFVPGRTQVQCRERWVNCVDPSLNRNDWTQEEDSKLKAAIEEHGYCWSKVAACVPPRTDSQCRRRWKVLLPHEVPWLQAAKKMQRAALISNFVDRESERPGLLPSDFVPLPEITCTSESERINLSGHQNWGLSNLGSEEVLASGTEVERFTSDSISRRKRQRRKSRRTNSIASSEEHLSYCPDTMHSSETMHSNDLETLGGFNHCQNRSSQKSKGMASGYKCTSKKRARRTHPKRDGCSDSVDRISSSNNVNSLIMTGGEETRELVRDDGSGTQCKQDFDQHPSYSRCNKSLEENGGCNDTEGHQLLFDNPNLLLIAKGEEVVEVDRSERAATLGQKRDDESASRCKQYFVQHPSHSSRNELREENGGCNDTEGHQLSFDNPNLLLIENGEEAVEVNRSDGVATLGRKASKLHPRRSGHNESPDGIPGISFPNTAEFDVVHDTVVNKQRSETKSTPEKSESTNAVDHHSSSLLNSTVKKDLGTSGVIGSKRGKRSRNRDETSVVEETENDDMTLAEFCNKRLAAENTGDDDMTLAMFCNKIKKRRRG, encoded by the exons ATGATGATTTTGAAACTCTCCGCGCTATACAGCGGCGGTTTTTTGCTTATAGTGAAG GTGGGCTGGGAGAAAGCACGGAAGTTGTATCTCACAAACCTGAGAATTCTAATTTGCAAGAAGAGTCTCCCAGTTATCTGGACAAGATCAACAATGCCACCAAGGATATTGACGCTTGTAGTAAG GATTGAAGAGCtaaaaaaattgaaggaaagggTGAAGATCCTGAAAGATTTTCAGGCTACTTGTAGAAAGAGAGTTGGCCAAGCCTTATCACAGAAGAAGGATGCCCGCGTCCAGCTAATATCTGTGCCAAAGCTAAGTGCTAATGTGCAG CTTAGTCAGAAGAAGTCATCTCCTATGCAATATGGGCCTGCTGAGAATTCTCAAGTTGCTAATTATAGAGAGGCTTTAGAAAAGTTTCCTGTATCTGTGATTCGAAATAAGTGGtcaaaggaagagagagagaagctCTCGAATGGTGTGAAACAGCAATTTCAAAAGGTGTTGCTTCAAAGATCAGTTGATTTACTAAG TGATGGAGATGGATCTTTTGATGATTCTGATAATTTGGACAGCATTGTTGCATCAATCAGGGATCTCGATATTACCCCTGACAAGATGAGACAATTTCTGCCAAAGGTCAACTGGGATGAGTTAGCCTCCATGTATCTTCCTGGTAGATCCGGTGCCGAATGTCAAGCAAG GTGGTTGAACTGTGAGGACCCCTTAATTAACCAAAATTCTTGGACTTCAACGGAGGACAAGAATCTGCTGCATGTTGTTCAACAGAAGGGCCTTAGTAACTGGATAGATATTGCTGTATCAATGGGGACAAATAGGACCCCGTTTCAGTGCTTGGCTCGTTATCAAAGAAGCCTTAATGCTTCCATAATCAAAAGGGAGTGGACTGAGGAGGAGGATAATCAACTTCGAGCAGCCGTAGAGGCTTTTGGAGAAAGCAACTGGCAGGTCGTTGCTTCGGCTATGGAAGGACGGATAGGTACCCAATGCTCTAATAG ATGGATGAAATCACTTCACCCAGCCAGGCAAAGGGTTGGTAAGTGGACTCCAGAGGAAGACAAGCGCTTAAAAGTTGCTGTGATGCTCTTTGGGCCGAAAACTTGGAAAAAAATAGCCCGATTTGTCCCTGGAAGGACACAAGTTCAGTGTAGAGAAAG ATGGGTGAACTGCGTAGATCCCTCTCTAAATCGGAATGACTGGACACAAGAAGAGGATTCAAAATTAAAGGCAGCCATTGAAGAGCATGGCTATTGTTGGTCTAAGGTTGCAGCGTGTGTTCCGCCTCGTACTGATAGTCAGTGCCGAAG GAGATGGAAGGTGCTTCTTCCACATGAAGTGCCTTGGCTTCAAGCTGCCAAAAAGATGCAAAGGGCCGCTCTGATTTCAAACTTTGTCGATCGGGAATCAGAACGGCCTGGCCTACTGCCTAGTGATTTTGTCCCATTGCCAGAAATAACATGTACATCTGAATCTGAGCGTATCAATCTCTCTGGACATCAGAACTGGGGGTTGAG CAATCTAGGCTCCGAGGAAGTTTTGGCCAGTGGCACTGAGGTGGAGAGATTCACTAGTGATTCAatctcaagaaggaagagacaAAGGAGGAAGTCAAGGAGGACCAATTCTATTGCTTCATCGGAAGAACATTTGTCCTATTGTCCAGATACAATGCATTCTTCAGAAACAATGCACAGTAACGATCTGGAGACATTGGGTGGATTTAATCATTGCCAAAATAG AAGCTCACAGAAGTCCAAGGGCATGGCTTCTGGGTACAAGTGTACTTCCAAAAAGAGGGCTAGGAGAACACATCCCAAGAGGGATGGATGTTCTGATAGTGTAGATCGGATATCATCTTCTAATAACGTGAATTCGTTGATTATGACTGGTGGAGAGGAGACAAGGGAACTGGTTAGAGATGATGGATCTGGTACTCAGTGTAAACAAGATTTTGACCAACATCCAAGCTACAGCAGATGCAACAAGTCACTAGAAGAAAATGGAGGTTGTAATGACACAGAAGGTCATCAATTATTATTTGATAATCCAAATTTGTTGTTGATAGCGAAAGGAGAAGAGGTGGTTGAAGTTGATAGAAGCGAACGAGCTGCTACCTTGGGTCAAAAGAGAGACGATGAATCTGCTAGCCGGTGTAAACAATATTTTGTCCAACATCCAAGCCACAGCAGCCGGAATGAGTTGCGAGAAGAAAATGGAGGTTGTAATGACACAGAAGGTCATCAATTATCATTCGATAATCCAAATTTGTTGTTGATAGAGAATGGAGAAGAGGCAGTTGAAGTTAATAGAAGCGATGGAGTAGCTACCTTGGGTCGAAAGGCTTCTAAATTACATCCAAGACGGTCTGGACACAATGAATCACcggatggaattcctggaatATCCTTTCCCAATACTGCTGAATTTGATGTTGTACATGATACTGTTGTTAATAAGCAGAGAAGTGAGACCAAGTCAACTCCAGAGAAGAGTGAAAGTACTAATGCTGTAGACCATCACTCATCCTCGCTGCTGAATTCAACAGTGAAGAAGGACTTGGGTACATCTGGCGTCATTGGTAGCAAGAGAGGCAAAAGATCAAGAAATAGAGATGAGACTTCAGTAgtagaagaaacagaaaatgaTGACATGACCCTTGCTGAATTTTGCAATAAAAGATTAGCAGCAGAAAATACAGGGGATGATGACATGACGCTTGCTATGTTTTGCAACAAGATTAAGAAAAGGAGAAGAGGTTAA
- the LOC113739705 gene encoding small ribosomal subunit protein RACK1, with amino-acid sequence MSQDQLILRGTMRAHTDWVTAIATPIDNTDMIVTSSRDKSIILWSLTKEDKTYGVPRRRLTGHSHFVQDVVLSSDGQFALSGSWDGELRLWDLQSGTTARRFVGHTKDVLSVAFSIDNRQIVSASRDKTIKLWNTLGECKYTIQDADGHTDWVSCVRFSPNNLQPTIVSGSWDRTVKIWNLSNCKMRATLAGHTGYVNTAAVSPDGSLCASGGKDGVILLWDLAEGKKLYSLDAGSIIHALCFSPNRYWLCAATEASIKIWDLESKSIVVDLRVDLKQESEMAAEGTTVQTTGAKNKVIYCTSLNWSADGSTLFSGYTDGVIRVWGIMRY; translated from the exons ATGTCTCAAGATCAGCTGATCCTCCGCGGCACAATGAGGGCCCACACCGACTGGGTCACGGCCATCGCCACTCCAATCGACAACACAGACATGATCGTCACTTCTTCCCGGGACAAATCCATCATCCTCTGGTCCTTGACCAAAGAAGACAAAACCTACGGCGTCCCTCGCCGCCGCCTCACCGGCCACTCTCACTTCGTCCAAGACGTCGTTCTCTCCTCTGATGGCCAGTTCGCTCTCTCGGGCTCCTGGGACGGCGAGCTCCGCCTTTGGGACCTTCAATCTGGCACCACCGCTCGCCGCTTCGTCGGCCACACTAAAGATGTTCTCTCGGTAGCCTTCTCCATCGACAACCGCCAAATTGTCTCTGCTTCTCGCGACAAAACCATCAAGCTGTGGAACACTCTCGGGGAATGCAAATACACTATCCAGGATGCTGATGGGCATACCGATTGGGTTTCTTGCGTTCGGTTTAGCCCGAATAATCTGCAGCCGACAATTGTTTCTGGGTCTTGGGATCGAACTGtgaagatttggaatttgagtAACTGTAAGATGAGGGCAACTTTGGCTGGGCATACTGGGTATGTGAATACTGCGGCGGTTTCTCCTGATGGATCGTTGTGTGCTAGTGGAGGGAAGGATGGAGTGATTTTGTTGTGGGATTTGGCTGAGGGAAAGAAGCTCTATTCGTTGGATGCTGGTTCCATTATCCATGCTTTGTGTTTTAGTCCTAACAGGTACTGGCTTTGTGCTGCAACTGAGGCGAGCATTAAGATTTGGGATTTGGAGAGTAAGAGTATTGTGGTGGATTTGAGGGTTGATTTGAAGCAAGAGAGCGAAATGGCTGCTGAAGGCACCACTGTTCAGACAACTGGTGCTAAAAACAAG GTCATCTACTGCACCAGTCTTAACTGGAGTGCTGATGGAAGCACACTCTTCAGTGGTTACACAGATGGTGTCATCAGAGTTTGGGGTATCATGCGTTACTAG